A portion of the Chondrinema litorale genome contains these proteins:
- a CDS encoding tetratricopeptide repeat protein → MNINIKASLVLGLIFSSFFLQAQSWQEYYSQGRAAIKNEDYKGAATVLLKARIMASEQMDNKNETYRTIVSNLANAYFLLGDYGNATVNYRDLERAFKEDRATSTKEYADMLEALAKSYEAEKKIPNAANYYQQALTAREKIQGAGHKDYYETMLLFANLCMKVKKYDVAGSLYTKLYDFGKTGYKSEPAKYREIVKNYADLYFYTHKFEKAIELYDEHKKAAKAASADKSEYVYAVKNTAEAYQKLDKKDEMIANYKEFLILYKEVNKDKKEDYLKEVDGVIELLKEQNAYLAAVDVLKTKNDFIAAESMDKVNLLNEIGINYKKAEKFAEAEKSFSESIVLLKKLGKEKDALYPASMDELGRLKLAMNKTDEAEKIFKDAQEIRKTSLGENHQDYATGLDSLASFYVLKENYSEADTLLSRAISLKKEHLGKNHAAYGNSLALLGNLRLKLKDYKEAERLLIESSVVTSKYYGRMSLENAVSTKRIADLYKVQEKYSDAIKYYRQSLSIFEGIGKGKSHYTTSIHNSIKESSEAQE, encoded by the coding sequence ATGAACATCAACATTAAGGCTAGTTTGGTATTGGGATTAATTTTCTCATCATTTTTTCTACAAGCACAATCTTGGCAAGAATACTATTCGCAAGGTAGAGCTGCAATTAAAAATGAAGATTATAAGGGTGCTGCAACTGTTCTGTTAAAAGCTAGAATTATGGCTTCAGAGCAAATGGATAACAAAAACGAGACTTATAGAACAATTGTAAGTAATCTGGCTAATGCATATTTTCTCCTTGGTGACTATGGAAATGCTACTGTAAATTATAGAGATTTAGAAAGAGCATTTAAAGAAGACAGAGCAACATCCACCAAAGAATATGCGGATATGCTTGAGGCTCTAGCTAAAAGTTATGAAGCTGAGAAAAAAATACCTAATGCTGCAAACTACTATCAACAAGCTTTAACTGCAAGAGAGAAAATCCAAGGAGCTGGACACAAAGACTACTATGAAACAATGCTTCTGTTTGCGAATCTTTGTATGAAAGTGAAGAAATATGATGTAGCAGGTAGTTTATATACAAAGTTATATGACTTCGGCAAAACTGGTTATAAAAGTGAGCCTGCTAAGTATAGAGAAATAGTTAAAAACTATGCAGACTTATATTTCTACACGCATAAGTTTGAAAAAGCAATTGAATTATATGATGAGCATAAAAAAGCGGCAAAGGCTGCTAGTGCAGATAAGTCTGAATATGTATATGCAGTAAAAAACACTGCAGAAGCTTACCAAAAGCTCGACAAAAAAGACGAAATGATTGCTAACTATAAAGAGTTTTTAATTCTGTATAAAGAAGTAAATAAAGATAAAAAAGAAGATTACTTAAAAGAAGTTGACGGTGTTATTGAATTACTAAAAGAACAAAATGCCTATTTAGCTGCGGTAGATGTATTGAAAACCAAGAATGATTTTATAGCCGCTGAATCAATGGATAAAGTAAACCTTCTTAATGAGATAGGTATAAATTATAAAAAAGCAGAGAAGTTTGCAGAAGCTGAAAAATCTTTTTCTGAAAGTATAGTATTGTTGAAAAAGCTCGGAAAAGAAAAAGATGCTTTATACCCTGCAAGTATGGATGAGTTAGGCAGATTGAAACTTGCAATGAATAAAACAGATGAGGCTGAAAAAATCTTTAAGGATGCTCAAGAAATTAGAAAAACTAGTTTAGGTGAAAATCACCAAGATTATGCTACAGGATTAGATAGTTTAGCTTCATTTTATGTTTTAAAAGAGAATTACAGTGAAGCAGATACATTACTTTCAAGAGCTATTTCGCTTAAAAAAGAACATCTTGGTAAAAACCATGCAGCATATGGTAACTCTTTAGCACTTCTTGGAAACCTTAGATTAAAACTAAAAGATTATAAAGAAGCAGAAAGGTTACTAATTGAGTCATCTGTTGTTACTTCGAAATATTATGGTAGAATGAGTTTAGAGAATGCAGTAAGTACAAAAAGAATTGCCGATTTGTATAAAGTACAAGAAAAATATAGTGATGCAATTAAATATTACAGACAGTCTTTAAGCATTTTTGAAGGTATAGGCAAAGGTAAGAGCCATTATACAACTTCAATTCATAATAGCATTAAAGAATCGAGTGAAGCTCAAGAGTAA
- a CDS encoding NeuD/PglB/VioB family sugar acetyltransferase, whose product MENPVIIFGATGIGKVALDIFTSKNIITYCFLDDDSSLHDTEINEISVMGSTKDDGFLKYIGKKCEAFVAVEESSERKRISNMLKQRRKVMPVNAIHDQTIISKHAFIGYGNLINAGAIVNSGAKVPNHCIIHSNAVIEYDVQLEDFVQVGAGSIIGPKVTLGEGALIGAGATIAAGIKIGKRAQIAPGSVVLKNVEADDIVFGNPAGTIEKA is encoded by the coding sequence ATGGAAAACCCTGTAATTATTTTTGGAGCAACAGGCATAGGCAAAGTTGCACTAGATATATTCACCAGTAAAAACATTATAACATATTGTTTTTTAGATGATGATTCAAGCTTACATGATACAGAAATCAATGAAATTTCTGTAATGGGAAGCACAAAAGATGATGGATTTTTAAAATACATTGGAAAAAAATGTGAGGCATTTGTAGCAGTTGAGGAGAGTAGCGAGAGAAAACGCATTTCGAATATGCTAAAGCAGAGAAGAAAAGTAATGCCAGTAAATGCTATTCACGACCAAACTATTATTTCGAAACATGCTTTTATAGGTTACGGAAATTTAATTAATGCGGGTGCAATCGTAAATAGTGGTGCTAAAGTTCCTAATCACTGTATTATACACTCTAATGCTGTTATCGAATACGATGTACAACTCGAAGATTTTGTGCAAGTAGGAGCTGGTAGCATTATTGGCCCTAAAGTTACTCTAGGAGAAGGAGCACTAATTGGTGCTGGAGCTACTATTGCCGCAGGTATTAAGATTGGTAAAAGAGCACAAATAGCACCGGGTTCAGTTGTTTTAAAAAATGTTGAAGCTGATGATATTGTTTTTGGAAATCCAGCCGGAACAATAGAAAAAGCTTAG
- a CDS encoding alkaline phosphatase D family protein produces MLFSTLQILKKPLPFLFFVFILNQGIAQQSLLQSGPMTGYSTMREVMLWVQTNKEADVQIKFWETGNKQTTKETATITTQKQSAFTAHIPIELLSPGKKYEYALYINNKECKFDYPLRFQTQTLWQWRPEVNPPDFSFALGSCTYINEDPYDRPGAPYGANYEIFTSIYEKQPDFMLWLGDNTYLREVDWDSRSGILHRYTHTRSLKEIQPLLASTHNYAVWDDHDYGPNNAERSYAFKNTTLEAFKLFWANPNYELGPGGTIGTFRWNDVQFFLLDNRYFRSSVGHPNEKRTVLGQEQLNWLFDALNVSDASFKFVVVGGQLVNPVVTDETYATFPEERLYIIEQVRKMNIKGVVFLTGDRHFSELSVLQESEDAYPLYDFTVSPLTSGPYNPKNENNYLRVDGTLYTERNFGMIKVEGEENKRKLTLQIFDVTGKQVWEKSILQEDLN; encoded by the coding sequence ATGCTTTTTTCAACTCTACAAATACTCAAAAAACCGCTGCCATTCCTATTTTTTGTATTTATACTTAATCAAGGAATAGCCCAACAATCACTATTACAATCGGGCCCGATGACAGGCTACTCCACTATGAGAGAAGTGATGCTCTGGGTTCAAACAAACAAAGAAGCTGATGTACAAATAAAATTCTGGGAAACTGGCAACAAACAAACTACAAAAGAAACAGCTACAATAACAACCCAAAAACAATCAGCTTTTACAGCTCATATCCCAATTGAACTTTTATCTCCGGGCAAAAAATACGAATATGCCTTATACATCAATAACAAAGAGTGTAAGTTCGATTATCCCTTAAGATTCCAAACCCAAACTTTGTGGCAATGGAGACCAGAGGTAAATCCACCAGATTTTAGCTTTGCACTGGGTAGTTGTACTTATATAAACGAAGATCCTTATGATCGTCCCGGCGCACCATACGGTGCAAACTATGAGATTTTCACATCCATCTATGAAAAACAACCTGACTTTATGCTCTGGCTGGGTGATAATACTTATTTAAGAGAAGTTGACTGGGATTCTCGCTCGGGTATATTACACAGATATACACATACCAGATCATTAAAAGAAATTCAGCCACTTCTAGCAAGTACACATAACTATGCCGTTTGGGATGACCATGATTATGGCCCTAATAATGCAGAAAGAAGCTATGCTTTTAAAAATACAACACTAGAAGCCTTTAAGCTTTTTTGGGCAAATCCTAACTACGAACTAGGCCCAGGTGGTACAATAGGAACTTTTCGCTGGAATGATGTTCAATTCTTTTTACTAGATAATCGCTATTTTAGAAGCAGTGTTGGGCATCCAAATGAAAAAAGAACAGTTTTAGGTCAAGAACAGCTAAACTGGCTATTTGATGCGCTTAATGTAAGTGACGCAAGTTTCAAGTTTGTGGTAGTAGGAGGGCAGCTAGTAAACCCTGTAGTTACTGATGAAACCTATGCCACTTTCCCAGAAGAGAGATTATATATTATTGAGCAGGTTAGAAAGATGAATATAAAAGGTGTGGTATTTTTAACTGGCGACAGACATTTTAGTGAGCTTTCAGTTTTACAAGAAAGTGAAGATGCTTATCCACTTTATGATTTTACAGTTTCACCGCTTACATCTGGGCCTTATAACCCAAAAAATGAAAACAACTATTTAAGGGTTGATGGCACTCTGTATACTGAAAGAAACTTCGGAATGATTAAAGTAGAAGGAGAGGAGAATAAGAGAAAGCTGACTCTTCAAATATTTGATGTAACAGGAAAGCAAGTTTGGGAAAAAAGTATTCTACAAGAAGATTTAAATTGA
- a CDS encoding NAD(P)/FAD-dependent oxidoreductase — protein MLKEVRYSLAPALAYNDEALNQFLRKKHTTSENDLVRIRVLKRSIDARGKKVKVNVKALIAKGEQLTPLLNYRKDYSDVSSAAPVVIVGFGPAGMFAALKLIELGYKPIVLERGKDVQTRRRDLAAINKEHIVNPESNYCFGEGGAGTYSDGKLYTRSKKRGNFRRILEIFVAYGAVEDILIEAHPHIGTNKLPKIVAAMREGILEAGGEIHFETRVDDFILQNGEMKGVVTHKGDKIEGIGVILATGHSARDIFHLLHKKQVYIESKPFALGVRVEHSQQLIDQLQYHQADRGEYLPAAAYSLVSQVRYKGKEKGVFSFCMCPGGFIVPSATAPGEIVVNGMSPSRRNSQYANSGIVVPVDEDDIKKYAKHGALAGLYFQQEVEQNAFLAGGKTQSAPAQLLGDFVRRKASKNLLESSYQPGLTPVNMDAVLPEQIAERLRTGFKFFGKKMKGYLSNEAQIVATESRTSSPVRIPRDRDTSEHVQVKRLFPCGEGAGFAGGIASAAMDGEFCAENLIKLYGKK, from the coding sequence ATGCTAAAAGAAGTTCGATATTCCCTCGCTCCAGCGCTTGCTTATAATGACGAAGCGCTCAATCAGTTTTTGCGAAAAAAACATACTACATCAGAAAATGATTTGGTTCGTATTAGAGTTTTAAAGCGCTCTATTGATGCCAGAGGTAAAAAGGTAAAAGTTAATGTGAAGGCATTAATTGCTAAAGGTGAACAGCTCACTCCTCTTTTAAATTATAGAAAAGATTATTCTGATGTAAGTTCAGCAGCACCTGTAGTAATAGTGGGTTTTGGTCCGGCAGGAATGTTTGCGGCTTTAAAACTAATAGAGTTGGGTTATAAACCTATCGTTTTAGAGCGCGGTAAAGATGTGCAAACCAGACGTAGAGATTTAGCCGCAATTAATAAAGAGCATATTGTAAACCCAGAGTCTAATTATTGTTTTGGTGAAGGTGGAGCAGGAACATATTCTGATGGTAAACTTTATACTCGCTCTAAGAAAAGGGGAAATTTCAGAAGAATTCTCGAAATTTTTGTGGCATATGGTGCTGTAGAAGATATACTAATAGAAGCACATCCGCATATTGGTACGAATAAGCTACCAAAGATTGTAGCAGCCATGCGAGAAGGTATTTTAGAGGCAGGTGGAGAAATTCATTTTGAAACAAGAGTAGATGATTTTATTCTTCAAAATGGAGAAATGAAGGGAGTGGTTACACACAAAGGAGATAAAATTGAAGGTATTGGGGTAATTCTGGCAACAGGCCATTCTGCAAGAGATATTTTTCATCTGTTACACAAAAAACAAGTTTATATAGAATCAAAACCTTTTGCATTAGGTGTAAGGGTAGAACATTCGCAACAATTAATAGATCAATTACAATATCATCAAGCAGATCGAGGGGAATATTTACCTGCGGCAGCCTATTCTTTGGTAAGTCAGGTAAGGTATAAAGGAAAGGAAAAAGGCGTATTCTCTTTTTGTATGTGTCCGGGAGGTTTTATTGTTCCTTCTGCTACCGCTCCAGGAGAAATTGTAGTGAATGGAATGTCTCCATCTAGAAGAAACTCTCAGTATGCTAATTCTGGAATTGTAGTTCCAGTTGATGAAGATGATATAAAAAAGTATGCGAAGCACGGGGCATTGGCTGGTTTGTATTTTCAGCAAGAAGTAGAGCAAAATGCTTTTTTAGCAGGTGGTAAAACTCAATCTGCACCAGCGCAACTACTAGGGGATTTTGTTAGAAGAAAAGCCTCAAAAAACCTTTTAGAAAGCTCATATCAACCAGGCTTAACTCCTGTAAATATGGATGCTGTTTTACCAGAACAAATTGCAGAAAGACTAAGAACAGGATTCAAGTTCTTTGGTAAGAAAATGAAAGGTTATTTAAGTAATGAAGCGCAAATTGTAGCAACAGAGAGCAGAACTTCTTCACCAGTTAGAATTCCGAGAGATAGAGATACAAGTGAGCATGTGCAAGTGAAAAGGTTATTTCCTTGTGGAGAAGGTGCTGGTTTTGCAGGAGGTATAGCTTCGGCAGCAATGGATGGGGAGTTTTGTGCAGAAAACCTGATTAAACTTTATGGAAAAAAATAG
- a CDS encoding MarC family protein: MFNVKEILSVSLILFSVIDILGSIPIVIDLRKKSGKIESEKATIIAGVIMIAFLYYGESILRLFGLDVASFAVAGAIVILLIGMEMILGINLFKTDPEAKTSSIVPLAFPIIAGAGTMTTIITLRAEFGQANILAGIVINLVFIYLVLKTSGWLEKVLGRAGADILRKAFGIILLAIAVKIIKTNLQF, translated from the coding sequence ATGTTTAATGTTAAGGAAATATTATCTGTATCTCTGATTTTATTTTCAGTGATTGATATTTTAGGCTCTATCCCCATTGTAATAGACTTAAGAAAAAAGTCTGGCAAAATAGAGTCTGAAAAGGCAACAATTATCGCAGGTGTAATTATGATTGCCTTTCTATATTATGGCGAATCTATCTTGAGGTTATTCGGTCTTGACGTAGCATCATTTGCAGTTGCAGGTGCCATTGTGATTTTATTAATTGGAATGGAAATGATCTTAGGCATCAATTTATTTAAAACTGATCCTGAAGCGAAAACTAGTTCTATCGTTCCTCTGGCTTTTCCAATTATTGCAGGAGCAGGAACAATGACTACAATTATTACTCTTAGAGCAGAATTTGGGCAAGCAAATATTCTTGCCGGAATCGTAATCAACCTAGTATTTATTTATTTAGTTTTAAAAACTTCTGGTTGGTTAGAAAAAGTGCTTGGTAGAGCAGGTGCAGATATTTTAAGAAAAGCATTCGGTATTATTCTTTTAGCTATTGCTGTAAAAATTATTAAAACTAATCTTCAATTTTAA
- a CDS encoding rhodanese-related sulfurtransferase — translation MDNKEYYILLYYCYTKIENPEAFREEHHQLCLDLNLRGRVIVAEEGLNGTISGLKKDCEDYMEQVKSDERFATIEFKVDEHHEHAFQKLHVRYKPEIVHSDLATVDPLTRTGKYVEPHELKTMMEDENVVLVDMRSNYEHELGRFKGAITLDIDNFRDMPEKVSDLEAYKGKKVVTYCTGGIKCEKASAYLIEQGFEDVYQLHGGIIKYGLEQGGENFEGKCYVFDSRVAVDVNKVNPKVISKCYVCGTTSDHMVNCANSVCNRHVPICESCMEKMEGCCSDNCKSSPEKREWNMEGYYPTKLNGYNPYKDSKRLKKEKQSQ, via the coding sequence ATGGACAACAAAGAATATTATATTTTACTGTATTACTGTTATACAAAAATTGAAAACCCTGAAGCATTTAGGGAAGAACACCACCAATTATGCCTCGATCTTAACCTAAGAGGTAGAGTTATTGTAGCAGAAGAAGGTTTAAATGGTACCATCTCTGGTCTTAAAAAGGATTGTGAGGATTACATGGAACAAGTAAAATCTGACGAGCGATTTGCTACCATTGAATTTAAAGTAGATGAACACCATGAGCATGCTTTTCAAAAATTACATGTTCGTTACAAGCCAGAAATCGTTCACTCAGATTTAGCCACAGTTGATCCTTTAACAAGAACTGGAAAATATGTAGAGCCACATGAGTTAAAGACGATGATGGAAGATGAAAATGTGGTTTTGGTAGACATGCGTTCTAATTACGAACATGAATTAGGCAGGTTTAAAGGAGCTATCACTTTAGATATTGATAATTTTAGAGATATGCCTGAAAAAGTAAGCGATCTTGAAGCTTACAAAGGTAAAAAAGTGGTTACCTACTGTACTGGAGGAATTAAGTGTGAAAAAGCTAGTGCCTACCTTATCGAACAAGGTTTTGAAGATGTATACCAGCTTCATGGAGGTATTATCAAATATGGTCTTGAACAAGGAGGAGAGAATTTTGAAGGGAAATGCTATGTGTTTGATAGTAGAGTAGCTGTTGATGTAAATAAGGTTAACCCAAAAGTAATTAGCAAATGCTATGTTTGTGGTACTACAAGTGATCATATGGTAAACTGTGCCAATTCTGTATGCAACAGGCATGTACCTATTTGCGAAAGTTGTATGGAGAAAATGGAAGGTTGTTGCTCAGATAATTGTAAATCTTCTCCCGAAAAAAGAGAATGGAATATGGAAGGTTACTATCCTACTAAATTAAATGGTTATAACCCATATAAAGATTCTAAAAGGCTAAAAAAAGAGAAACAATCTCAGTAA